Proteins found in one Bacillota bacterium genomic segment:
- the acpS gene encoding holo-ACP synthase: MCGCGIDLVEIDRIRLALKRFGPRFLERIFTPAEQAYCLARNKPEESLAARFAAKEAVAKALGLGLGQFCWPDIEIVRSGNHRPKVKLTGSALARAQALGVERVLISLSHTHHQAVAQAIAVVES; the protein is encoded by the coding sequence GTGTGTGGCTGCGGCATCGACTTGGTGGAGATTGATCGGATTAGATTGGCACTGAAGCGGTTTGGCCCTCGGTTCTTGGAGCGGATATTTACTCCGGCTGAGCAGGCCTATTGCCTAGCTCGGAACAAGCCGGAGGAATCGTTGGCAGCCCGGTTTGCCGCTAAAGAGGCGGTGGCGAAAGCGTTAGGGTTGGGGCTGGGCCAGTTTTGCTGGCCGGATATCGAGATCGTGCGCTCGGGTAACCACCGGCCAAAGGTAAAGCTGACCGGGAGCGCCTTAGCTCGGGCCCAGGCCCTTGGGGTTGAGCGGGTGCTGATTTCTTTGTCTCATACCCACCACCAGGCAGTGGCCCAAGCCATTGCCGTGGTTGAATCTTAA